AGAATAGAACCAGCAGGCAAATCTGTCTGAAATGGCATCATAATGACGTCCAACCAGTTTTGCCAGTTGGGTAAGCTTACTGTAGCCTAGGCAACAGcagaacaaaaacaacacaggATGGAGTGAATCATGATAAAGGAGTATGGTGGAGAAATCCTGAGACCTTGAGGCAAGGACAcgatacacacatacacgccaAAGACCCCGCGACTGTCTGACAAACACGAATGAGAGACCCAAAACCAGGTGCAGGTAAAACAGGACAAAACATCACACTACAACACAAAGCATACAGTACATCAAGTCAGGAAAAAGTGGGAACGAAATACATTGTTAGTGTTAGTGAATCACAtataaaaatatagaaaatacaGCCTACAGAATATTGCTAAATGTCTGAATATGTACAGTATCAGATAGTAGCATCGGGACagagggttgcaaaattccaggaactttcaataaattccctagTTTCCCAGAAATCCTGGTCGGAGGATTCCGGATTTCCTGCTGATTCTGGGAAACCTCCAAACAGGATTTCAGAAAAACCATTCCCTGAATTTCGCAACCCTAATCATGACAGAGCGACCGATGTCCAGGcatacagtagagagatgagAAAAGCATCGTTAGAAACTTTCTTTACTAAGGTGTGTTACTTTCCAGTAAAACATTTACAAAACTTCTGAGGACGTCAGAATGGATCAGAAAGAGAGATGTGCAGAGAGTTAGGAACGAAGACCTTGCTAGGAACGAAGGAATCTTATGAGAGATAATGAGAGATAATGATACCCCTGCATCAGGACTCACCATACTGGCACCCTTCTCCCACTTTCCCGGGCGGACACTGGCACAGCCCAACACCATCCTCCACTGAGCATGACCCAGCACCACACGGGTTAGGGTCACATGGGTTAGGGATACCTAAGCATGAATACAATTAGGATGAATACAATACAGTGTGTACCTTAGCACCAAAATGGCACCAtactccctatttagtgcactatatagggaatagggtgacatttctgATTGGCCCGTTCAATAAAAACACCATGCCACTTTACATCATTTAAATAAGTCTGTTGGCTCTACAGCTTAACAGCCAAACAAACGTTATTTTAACTGTCCATAGCAATGAACATGGAGTCGACTGAAAGTGTGCTGACTCACCCTCCTCTGAGGATGGCTCCTCCATGACGGCAGGGGTCTGCAGGGAGATGGCTGGGGCAGCCAATCCGGCGGGAGCAAGGTTGGGGGCAAAGGTCACGTAAAACTCGCTGGTGGTCTCCCCCAGCTCAGCCCCGCCAGCCATGGCCTCCTCTGGCCCCTCTGTGCCCTCCATAAGCTCCCTATTGCTGGGCGGAGAGGACAGCACCACAGGGAGCAGATCTCCAGAGTGTGCCCCAGATGAGACACCGCTGGCCTGGGTTGGGTGGTCAGCACCACTCCCTGTGTGGGACCCGCTTCCCTGCCCACTGAACTGCACTGGCCCAGCCCCCAGCTCCATGGAAACCGTGGTCGCCTTGGAAACCTCTGTCATGAAGTCATTAGTCAGGAAGGTGACAGCGCTGTCCTCCTCATCGCTGGTGGAGGATCTGGAGATTCCAGACATGTCTCCGGATGGGAAGCCCGACGTTCCGAACCCTGATGTGTATCCACCTCTTCCGGCTCCGGAGCCGTAGTGGAGAGACCCCGAGGCCTCCTGTTCCCCTGAGGCTGACCCCGTGAGGTCAGTAAACCCTGACCCCAAGAAGGTCACACCCGGGAAGAACCCTGAGCCACTGCTGCCCGAGGCTGAACCGCTGATATCACCGCTTCCGGAGCCGTAGTGGAGAGACCCCGAGGCCTCCTGTTCCCCTGAGGCTGACCCCGTGAGGTCGGTAAACCCTGACCCCAAGAAGGTCACACCCGGGAAGAACCCTGAGCCGCTGCTGCCCGAGGCTGAACCGCTGATATCACCACTTCCGGAGCCGTAGTGGAGAGACCCCAAGGCCTCCTGTTCCCCTGAGGCTGACCCCGTGAGGTCGGAAAAACCTGACCCCAAGAAGGTCACACCCGGGAAGAACCCTGAGCCACTGCTGCCCGAGGCTGAACCGCTGATATCACCACTTCCGGAGCCGTAGTGGAGAGACCCCGAGGCCTCCTGTTCCCCTGAGGCTGACCCTGTAAGGTCGGTAAACCCTGACCCCGAGAAGGTCACATCTGGGAAGAAACCTGAGCCGCTGCTGCCAGATCCGTAGCCACTGAATTCCAGGCCCCCTCCACCCAGCTccttctctttgtgtgtgtgagaggtggaaACCTCCATCAGTTTCCCATCGATCAGCAGGACCTGAGTGTCTCCGGTTCCCGGCTCTCCCGAATGACCACTGGAGCCTCCTGAGGGAAAGAATCCTGAGGGAAATCCGGAAAACTCCTCACTGGAACTAGAGCTGGAGCCGGACGACATTCCAGACAAATCCCCACTTTCCCCAGAGCTGCTGGAGCTGTCAGACGAAGAGCCGCTCTCCTCAGAACTGACACCGGAGCCACTTCCCGAACCCGACAGGAACCCACTGCCACTGAACATTCCCAATCCCATTTCTGAGGGGAAGGTGAGGATTCCAGTGATTCCTTCTCCAGCCTCCTGAGGACCCCCAGAGCCAAAACCGGATAAAACGTTGCTACTCCCTGAAGAGAAGGTGACCGTTATTCCCGATCCGTCTCCACTCAGCCCCGAGCCGGAAGCATCTTCACTACTCAGACCAGACGATCCGCTGGGAATCTCTGCGCTTCCGCTGCCTGAAAGATCACCTGACCCGGACAGATCCCCGGAATGAGGCAGTTCACCAGAGTGATCACCAGAGAGATCTCTAGAGGATCCACTCGCCCCAGAGGCCCCGGAACCAGAACCTGAAGACTCCACAGAGATGGGAGGAGTGATGGAAGGCAGgactgtggagagagagtgaaagtcagagagagagaaagagggagagagacacagagagcgagagagaaagaaagtaaaGTGATTTACATATTTCAgtaatgtatatacagtgtacatacatacatacatatatacatatatatatatatatagtgtagaatTCCATAAAATGCTTATTACTGTAAAGGCAAGTGAAGACTATGGCTCTTACCAGGCCTCAGCAAATCAGTGATGGATGTGAGGTTAACCAAAGCCTCTTCTATCTCTGTGATGTTCAATCCAGTTTCATTGGCGAGAAGCAAGATGTCCACTACAGGAAACAAAAAtatttgagtgagtgagtgagtgagtgagtgagtgagtgagtgagtgagtgagtgagtgagtgagtgagtgagtgagtgagtgagtgagtgagtgagtgagtgagtgaaggtGAGTGAGTGAACATGCAAGCGAACAAGTGAGTGAGAGTGAATGATAATGCGAGCGAGTGAAGACtgagtgagagggtgagagggagagtgagtgaaggagtgagtgagagagtgggtgagtgggttggtgggtgagtgagagagtgggtgagtgagtgagtgagtgggtgtgtgagtgggtgggtgtgtgagtaggtgggtgggtgggtgattgAGAGAGTGGGTGAGTAGGTGGGTGGGTGATTGAGAGAGTGGGTtagtgggtgggtgagtgggtgagtaggtgggtgggtgattgagagagtgggtgagtgggtgggtgattgagagagtgggtgagtgggtgggtgagtaGGTGGGTGAGTAGGTGGGTGTTTgagagagtgggtgggtgggtgggtgggtgggtgggtgagtaggTGGGTGATTGAGagagtgggtgggtgagtgggtgggtgaatgggtgggtgggtgagtgggtgagtAGGTGGGTGATTGAGagagtgggtgggtgagtgggtgggtgagtgggtgagtaggtgggtgggtgagtaggtgggtgggtgagtgggtgagtgggtgggtgggtgggtgggtgggtgggtgagtgggtgggtgatTGAGAGATGACACATTATTCTATTACATTCCTGTGTCTATCCAAGACCAACGTCCAGATTTGATTGCGTTTTAGCCTGAATATTTTTTTGATGTTGAAATAAAGTGGAAACAACATGACTTATGATTCAACACATTTCAGTCCAAACCTTTGAAGCAGTAGGCGTCATATCTGGAATACAGGTCTGGGTATCCCGTCTGGTTGTTGTGGGTGTATACTGTGTACACCCCTGCCTTCCCTGCACCACACGCCGCACGGGGGTTGGTGATGGGGTACCGGACACTCCGGTCGATTAGCCAACCTGCGCGGCACTTATCCAAGCCTTGTCTCCAGGCGGTGTAGAGCTGCCCAGTAGAGGCCAGGGTAGCGTTCAGCTCCTGACAGTGAGCCAGAGCACCGTCATAGGTGAAGCCCTCACTGGAGCCAGCATGGAACACATCACctagagaagggaggacagtcaGGTTAACGGATCAGAGGATGGTGAGAAGAGAAGATAAGAGGACAGTCAGGTCAACGGATCAGAGGATGGTGAGAAGAGAAGATAAGAGGACAGTCAGGTTAACGGATCAGAGGATGGTGAGAAGAGAAGATAAGAGGACAGTCAGGTTAACGGATCAGAGGATGGTGAGAAGAGAAGATAAGAGGACAGTCAGGTTAACGGATCAGAGGATGGTGAGAAGAGAAGATAAGAGGACAGTCAGGTTAACGGATCAGAGGATGGTGAGAAGATAAGAGGACAGTCAGGTTAACGGATCAGAGGATGGTGAGAAGATAAGAGGACAGTCAGGTTAACGGATCAGAGGATGGTGAGAAGAGAAGATAAGAGGACAGTCAGGTTAACGGATCAGAGGATGGTGAGAAGAGAAGATAAGAGGACAGTCAGGTTAACGGATCAGAGGATGGTGAGAAGAGAAGATAAGAGGACAGTCAGGTTAACGGATCAGAGGATGGTGAGAAGAGAAGATAAGAGGACAGTCAGGTTAACGGATCAGAGGAtggtgagaagagaagagaagaggacagTCAGGTTAAGAGATGAGAGGATGGTGACAAGAAGAGAAGATAAGAGGACAGTCAGGTTAACAGATGAGAGGATGGTGAGAAGAGAAGATAAGAGGACAGTCAGGTTAAGAGATGAGAGGATGGTGACAAGAGAAGAGAAGATAAGAGGACAGTCAGGTTAAGAGATGAGAGGATGGTGACAAGAGAAGAGACGATAAGAGGACAGTCAGGTTAAGAGATGAGAGGATGGTGAGAAGAGAAGATAAGAGGACAGTCAGGTTAACGGATCAGAGGATGGTGAGAAGATAAGAGACGATAAGAGGACAGTCAGGTTAAGAGATGAGAGGATGGTGACAAGAGAAGAGAAGATAAGAGGACAGTCAGGTTAAGGGATCAGAGGATGGTGACAAGAGAAGAGAAGATAAGAGGACAGTCAGGTTAAGAGATGAGAGGATGGTGACAAGAGAAGAGAAGATAAGAGGACAGTCAGGTTAAGGGATCAGAGGATGGTGACAAGAGAAGAGAAGATAAGAGGACAGTCAGGTTAAGAGATGAGAGGATGGTGACAAGAGAAGAGAAGATAAGAGGACAGTCAGGTTAAGAGATGAGAGGATGGTGACAAGAGAAGAGACGATAAGAGGACAGTCAGGTTAAGAGATGAGAGGATGGTGACAAGAGAAGAGAAGATAAGAGGACAGTCAGGTTAAGGGATCAGAGGATGGTgacaagagaagagaagagaggacatgGACAGTCGAGTCAGTGCTCAAAACAACTCCCACAGCGATGTGGTCTGTGATAAGCCAAACCTATTTTTCAATTGCCATTCATTTCCCACATAGTTAAGACAGTGTATATATAATAAACTAGCCCAACCTCTTGACTTATCTTTAAAGACTACTACTGCAATAAACAGACAAGAAATAGACAAGGTATGACAACATCTCTGGGTTACAAAGTGATTCAAGAGCAATTTGAGTGAACAAAACCTAGTGTGTTTTCTCACCCCTGAGTCTGTCCACGTAGCAGTACACATCGTAGTTTTCATCAGCGGGCCTCAGTCCATAGGACCTCACTCCTGGTAAAGTCTCCAGATCCCCAGAGCACTTTTCCAGAGGAGACACGATGGGATACCTGGGCATGAAAACAACCTTTATTCACGGCCATGATTGGGACTATAATGAAGAAGAAGATGGTTGTACTGATGGTAAGGAACAGTGACAAGGACTTGAAAcaagtacagtgtgtgtgtgtgtgtgtgtgtgtgtgtgtgtgtgtgtgtgtgtgtgtgtgtgtgtgtgtgtgtgtgtgtgtgtgtgtgtgtgtgtgtgtgtgtgtgtgtgtgtgtgtgtgtgtgtatacatgtattaATCTGTCTGTACTTGTATCTTTAAATATGTTTGTGTGCCCATGTATacagacaagtgtgtgtgtgtcttccctcCTACCTGACGGTCTGATCCAGAAGCCAGCCTGCATCACACTGGTGGTAGCCAGCCTCGTAGGCAGCCTGGAGCTGCTCTGGGGTGGCGATGGAGGCTCCAACACTCTGACAGGCCAGCTGGGCCTCCGCGAAGGTGAAGGCGTAGCGGCTAGGCCCAGCACGGTAGTGGAACACCACACCTACAGATGGAGGGGTAATGATGCTGATATAATGTGGTTGATCTCATGCACCAAACACATTAATCACCCAACTGTGTTTTTATTCACAGTTTGTAATCATTCAGATTTTTTTAACAATTATTTGGTGTCTTTTTCAGAGTGTGCTGTAAAAACGACATTGCAAATATTCTCTCACAGTCAACCAATAAAGCTGGCAAGTCTCCTCAGCAATGACTGCAATTCTTCTCTTTCCATTTCAACACGCAAACTCTCAGTAGTATTGAAAGTAGGGCTTGTACACTCAGTTGTTCCAGAAACAACTTTTCCAACACAGCGTCCCATGAAAAGTGACTACGTATACTATTTACAGTGAAACCCAGCAGATATCCAGTCACTGACCTGTAGCAGAAAATAAATATTCTGATGCGCTCACTTCGCTGATCTCACTCCCCACATCCGGCCTGGCCGTTACTCTCcccaccacatccacaaccaACTCTGTCACACTGGGCGGCTGTGGGAGTGGAAGCTCGGTGACACTGGGCGGCTGTGGCAGGGGCAGCTCAGTGACACTGGGCGGCTGTGGCAGGGGCAGCTCGGTGACACTGGGCGGCTGTGGCAGGGGCAGCTCGGTGACACTGGGTGGCTGTGGCAGGGGCAACTCAGTGCCGAAGGTGAAGTCCACGCTAGTGGGTTTCTGGGTGACCAGGTCCTCGCCCAGCGCCTCGCTCTCTGTGGTCATCTTCCCGAAGAACACCTCGGGAGGACCCTGGGTCACCGTGGCAATGCTCAGGACGCTGCTGCCCGCCTCGGTGGGCACCGCCAGGCCTGAGCCCTCCTCATCCGTTTCTAGAGGAGACCGAAGAAAGGGTTCATGCTCGTGATCGCTAAACTGTTGGGAACGGTTTCCAAACGGAAACGTGTGGTGAGAATGGTTGTTAACTGTTTCACTTAACACTGTTGTGATCCTGAACAAATTCAGCCATTTGACAAATTTGAAATAATAAAACGCTTACAAATATGACACAAATATGACACTAAAACGCAGACACACACTTAGAAATATGACACTAaaatgggcacacacacacacgcttacaaATATGACACTAAAACACTTACCAATATGAAACATTAAAATAATCTTGTGTCGGTAGGTTCATTCCAATGACAACACATTCCAGTCTATGGTTGATTCACAGTGTAACCTAGCCTGGCTATATAGCCAACTCCTATAGGAGTTGCCAAGACGacacagacagatctgggaccaggctaaatgCAACCTACCTGTGTAGCAGTAGGCATCATAGCGGGATTCGGGGAGGGGGTACCCCGTCTGGTTGACGTGGAGGTACACGGTTCGTACCCCCAGCAGACCCCCTCCGCACTGCGGCCTCCGGACGTTGATGGGGTAGCGGACGCTCCTGTCTCCCAGCCAGCCTGCATTGCACACATCCAGACCAGCCTGCCAGGCCAGGTACAGCTGTCCTGTGGTGGCCAACAGGGCCCCCTGCTTACTACACTGTTCCTCAGCCTCAGAGTAGGTGAACTTAGCCACAGAGCCAGAGTAGAACACACTGCCTGGGAGAGGAGACAACAGGGGAGGATGGACGTGAGATAGTGACATGTTCAGTGTAACTTGAGGTTGATAGTTGTGAAGTTAAGAATATTTGAGTCAATGTAACTCATTTATTTCATTAAGGCAATGCACATTAATCACAATTAAAAAGTTCACCATTTTCACATCAGAGAGAAAAAGGCGTCTGTGAAAACGTTCTGTATTCTCCAAAGTGAACATGTCCTGATGTCATCCTGTCACTCACTTATGAAAAAAAGATCAAGGATGTCTCCTTGGTTACCTGTCATCTTCTCGGCAAAACAGTACACGTCGTAAGTCTCGTTGACATCTCTCACTCCGTAGGTTCGCACCCCGGGGAACTCGTCTTTGTCGCCATAGCAATTCTCACGTGGATCATGGATTGGGTACCTTTCACAGAAAACAGAGATGAGTGTAAAATCCATACCAGTGCAGAGTGATAGGCCTACCTTGCAGAGAGATCATTTAAAGTGGTATCCTGTGGGATCTGATGTATATCTCGTTGTATATGTTTTGACCCAaataaattcaattcaattcagtgTGTTGGTTTAATACAGTTAAACACCTCCATTACAACATCAACATTCTGAGTGAATCAGTTGAGGCAGAGACGTGTTAGTTTATTGATTCAATTGGAGCCTTTGTCTTCCTTCCTGGGTAACATATTATTTCAAACATATTATTTTTATGGTTAAAAAGCTTTAAAAAGCTTCTTTGTCCAatactaggcttaatctgtgtccgggaaaccggtCCACAATGTTTCTTCTAAACCTTGTAGTATTTCTGAGAAATAAACTAGAGGAGGTTTATGGAATGAGGGTTTTCATTCTGAGGTGTTGAAAAAAAACATACAGGTGAGATCAGAGAAAGGTAAACACAATCCTCTAGGTTTTTGccagggatggaaggagggatggatggatggaggacaaGAGAGGCTGTGTGTCGAGAGGAAGTGACATGTTCAGAGGCTCAGCTGTCAAACAGTCAACAGGAAGTTCGGCATGGCAGACGTCTGTGTTTAGACGGAGGATCAAACCAAATACTGACGTGAAAATGGAAACATTACATAAATGGACAATGTTGAAATACAAACCGACAAGTATATCTCTATTTATAATTCCTATATAAAGTAAATGATCTCAAGACCTCATGATGCTTAGAGAACTGTATGCACAGTCATTATAAACTAT
This genomic stretch from Salmo salar chromosome ssa26, Ssal_v3.1, whole genome shotgun sequence harbors:
- the LOC106587597 gene encoding aggrecan core protein isoform X1, with the translated sequence MTRWIVLLCVCLSVTSATFNNYQQISSYEEHSFLDPEDTLSVIVPLELPQRPLLGSTLVLSCYFQDHTVHDPGAPTIAPLSHRIKWSRITKERVSVILVAMDGEVKVEEDYLDRVHLVGYPQTPTDASIKITELRSNDTGTYRCEVQHGIEDNHDTVDVLVQGIVFHYRAITTRYTLTFEKAKAACIQNSAVIATPEQLQAAYDDGFHQCDAGWLSDQTVRYPIHDPRENCYGDKDEFPGVRTYGVRDVNETYDVYCFAEKMTGSVFYSGSVAKFTYSEAEEQCSKQGALLATTGQLYLAWQAGLDVCNAGWLGDRSVRYPINVRRPQCGGGLLGVRTVYLHVNQTGYPLPESRYDAYCYTETDEEGSGLAVPTEAGSSVLSIATVTQGPPEVFFGKMTTESEALGEDLVTQKPTSVDFTFGTELPLPQPPSVTELPLPQPPSVTELPLPQPPSVTELPLPQPPSVTELPLPQPPSVTELVVDVVGRVTARPDVGSEISEVSASEYLFSATGVVFHYRAGPSRYAFTFAEAQLACQSVGASIATPEQLQAAYEAGYHQCDAGWLLDQTVRYPIVSPLEKCSGDLETLPGVRSYGLRPADENYDVYCYVDRLRGDVFHAGSSEGFTYDGALAHCQELNATLASTGQLYTAWRQGLDKCRAGWLIDRSVRYPITNPRAACGAGKAGVYTVYTHNNQTGYPDLYSRYDAYCFKVDILLLANETGLNITEIEEALVNLTSITDLLRPVLPSITPPISVESSGSGSGASGASGSSRDLSGDHSGELPHSGDLSGSGDLSGSGSAEIPSGSSGLSSEDASGSGLSGDGSGITVTFSSGSSNVLSGFGSGGPQEAGEGITGILTFPSEMGLGMFSGSGFLSGSGSGSGVSSEESGSSSDSSSSSGESGDLSGMSSGSSSSSSEEFSGFPSGFFPSGGSSGHSGEPGTGDTQVLLIDGKLMEVSTSHTHKEKELGGGGLEFSGYGSGSSGSGFFPDVTFSGSGFTDLTGSASGEQEASGSLHYGSGSGDISGSASGSSGSGFFPGVTFLGSGFSDLTGSASGEQEALGSLHYGSGSGDISGSASGSSGSGFFPGVTFLGSGFTDLTGSASGEQEASGSLHYGSGSGDISGSASGSSGSGFFPGVTFLGSGFTDLTGSASGEQEASGSLHYGSGAGRGGYTSGFGTSGFPSGDMSGISRSSTSDEEDSAVTFLTNDFMTEVSKATTVSMELGAGPVQFSGQGSGSHTGSGADHPTQASGVSSGAHSGDLLPVVLSSPPSNRELMEGTEGPEEAMAGGAELGETTSEFYVTFAPNLAPAGLAAPAISLQTPAVMEEPSSEEGIPNPCDPNPCGAGSCSVEDGVGLCQCPPGKVGEGCQYEVDVCHSNPCANGATCVENADSYKCLCLPSYGGDRCEIASVSLSPPAVDDTDEQDCEEGWTKFQGNCYLHFPERETWLDAEQRCRDLSAHLVSIITPEEQHFVNSNGQDYQWIGLNDKTVENDFRWIDGTPLQFENWRPNQPDNYFNSGEDCVVMIWHENGQWNDVPCNYHLPFTCKTGPVYCGAPPKVENAKMFGSRREQYTVGSIIRYQCNPGLLQRHLPVVRCMADGQWEKPQVECMGAVPSPSNRIQRRSIRRRGESTSSKRH
- the LOC106587597 gene encoding aggrecan core protein isoform X2 codes for the protein MTRWIVLLCVCLSVTSATFNNYQQISSYEEHSFLDPEDTLSVIVPLELPQRPLLGSTLVLSCYFQDHTVHDPGAPTIAPLSHRIKWSRITKERVSVILVAMDGEVKVEEDYLDRVHLVGYPQTPTDASIKITELRSNDTGTYRCEVQHGIEDNHDTVDVLVQGIVFHYRAITTRYTLTFEKAKAACIQNSAVIATPEQLQAAYDDGFHQCDAGWLSDQTVRYPIHDPRENCYGDKDEFPGVRTYGVRDVNETYDVYCFAEKMTGSVFYSGSVAKFTYSEAEEQCSKQGALLATTGQLYLAWQAGLDVCNAGWLGDRSVRYPINVRRPQCGGGLLGVRTVYLHVNQTGYPLPESRYDAYCYTETDEEGSGLAVPTEAGSSVLSIATVTQGPPEVFFGKMTTESEALGEDLVTQKPTSVDFTFGTELPLPQPPSVTELPLPQPPSVTELPLPQPPSVTELPLPQPPSVTELPLPQPPSVTELVVDVVGRVTARPDVGSEISEVSASEYLFSATGVVFHYRAGPSRYAFTFAEAQLACQSVGASIATPEQLQAAYEAGYHQCDAGWLLDQTVRYPIVSPLEKCSGDLETLPGVRSYGLRPADENYDVYCYVDRLRGDVFHAGSSEGFTYDGALAHCQELNATLASTGQLYTAWRQGLDKCRAGWLIDRSVRYPITNPRAACGAGKAGVYTVYTHNNQTGYPDLYSRYDAYCFKVDILLLANETGLNITEIEEALVNLTSITDLLRPVLPSITPPISVESSGSGSGASGASGSSRDLSGDHSGELPHSGDLSGSGDLSGSGSAEIPSGSSGLSSEDASGSGLSGDGSGITVTFSSGSSNVLSGFGSGGPQEAGEGITGILTFPSEMGLGMFSGSGFLSGSGSGSGVSSEESGSSSDSSSSSGESGDLSGMSSGSSSSSSEEFSGFPSGFFPSGGSSGHSGEPGTGDTQVLLIDGKLMEVSTSHTHKEKELGGGGLEFSGYGSGSSGSGFFPDVTFSGSGFTDLTGSASGEQEASGSLHYGSGSGDISGSASGSSGSGFFPGVTFLGSGFSDLTGSASGEQEALGSLHYGSGSGDISGSASGSSGSGFFPGVTFLGSGFTDLTGSASGEQEASGSLHYGSGSGDISGSASGSSGSGFFPGVTFLGSGFTDLTGSASGEQEASGSLHYGSGAGRGGYTSGFGTSGFPSGDMSGISRSSTSDEEDSAVTFLTNDFMTEVSKATTVSMELGAGPVQFSGQGSGSHTGSGADHPTQASGVSSGAHSGDLLPVVLSSPPSNRELMEGTEGPEEAMAGGAELGETTSEFYVTFAPNLAPAGLAAPAISLQTPAVMEEPSSEEGIPNPCDPNPCGAGSCSVEDGVGLCQCPPGKVGEGCQYEVDVCHSNPCANGATCVENADSYKCLCLPSYGGDRCEIASVSLSPPAVDDTDEQDCEEGWTKFQGNCYLHFPERETWLDAEQRCRDLSAHLVSIITPEEQHFVNSNGQDYQWIGLNDKTVENDFRWIDGTPLQFENWRPNQPDNYFNSGEDCVVMIWHENGQWNDVPCNYHLPFTCKTGPVYCGAPPKVENAKMFGSRREQYTVGSIIRYQCNPGLLQRHLPVVRCMADGQWEKPQVECMGVPSPSNRIQRRSIRRRGESTSSKRH